The following are encoded together in the Drosophila sechellia strain sech25 chromosome 3R, ASM438219v1, whole genome shotgun sequence genome:
- the LOC6606430 gene encoding uncharacterized protein LOC6606430 yields the protein MTESANFLFDLVITNLNLFGVTIDEPAKLLVETKVAGKSVKVTSSRINVDQFVSGREMELPMEASTLRQSLEEKGLTLAGIYQGSTVGKATANFPVDFLDKISPMMNDLVHEDTLDLVRRVDVVGRVSVLIRLTVKCEEHPEQKPLRQSLSRTSKLSVILPKKEKSGRVSCASQGPTFNPQDVMFLIGDPDPLLKIPSEPCSELLSEIGDERLNLDLQRYKSLENRRAIFPDDDRCPKQKPSFIQLKKLTEEYSNIIDSVAKKVKEMEPPSSSMVPTEPPSDANVITPFYTPRSLSLARVKSSIPVPLRSDLVHGVKPIRFCPVCLCSMSWLPKYAPCPQCNTKAVPILQGHPIKNITAEEIVAEQLVKPKAPPGVEDFCEPPCEKVRRKIWNDNECPPCRCTCSKGRTCAHCRIRKMCDDIFTAQSPPKPPRRTPKPRSSEDFCVVMESEGEDDLPYLAKVFSELKNLYHIHDTKKLSAIKERCASQSLFTIRSRRSIKELTESLYPGDKILDGRSHHPKAGHKNCLSSSSIVSRRHGWNWTKSCEARKNGWRPGAILRSSGHVMRHFLMRSRDPNMCGKVTADYEEQKRFGPPVLNISKRNGDIFVTLRPLPTLDMKQRPITFRIVKSDMAVALRQIKRALKDQGFEKCTCHQSLMMCTCRDVLDKFHLNKALKKECQKRFIEPCPDHLVLTDTSVSDLEFDLDVTPPAGTRRPKRKALRNVVNHSTQTGRKEPPVIPPPYPVSHNPFYRAYDCAAGDRYMGTAFGDNIETVFEDGVFGYRGGGQHGKPVVWRHPKVWGKKAQAPVPIGTARNAMDPYRYTKTVWKELPRKIIQKMRAKSRK from the coding sequence ATGACGGAATCGGCTAACTTTCTATTCGACTTGGTCATCACCAATCTGAATCTTTTTGGCGTGACGATTGACGAACCCGCCAAACTCCTGGTGGAAACCAAGGTTGCCGGAAAATCAGTGAAGGTAACGTCCAGCCGAATCAATGTAGACCAGTTTGTGTCCGGCAGAGAGATGGAGCTCCCTATGGAAGCATCGACATTGCGTCAAAGTCTGGAGGAGAAGGGCTTGACTTTGGCGGGCATTTACCAGGGATCAACTGTTGGCAAGGCCACTGCGAACTTCCCTGTGGATTTTCTTGACAAGATCAGCCCCATGATGAACGATCTGGTGCACGAAGATACACTCGATTTGGTTCGTCGAGTTGACGTAGTTGGAAGGGTGAGCGTTCTAATACGCTTGACCGTAAAGTGCGAGGAGCACCCAGAGCAGAAGCCTTTAAGGCAAAGTCTTTCCCGCACCAGCAAATTATCGGTGATACTACCGAAGAAGGAGAAAAGCGGACGAGTCAGCTGTGCTAGCCAGGGCCCGACCTTCAATCCTCAGGATGTGATGTTTCTCATTGGCGATCCTGATCCTTTACTCAAAATTCCCTCGGAGCCGTGTTCTGAACTTCTATCCGAAATAGGGGATGAGCGCCTGAATCTGGACTTGCAGCGCTACAAAAGCTTGGAAAATCGTCGAGCAATCTTTCCTGATGATGACCGCTGTCCCAAGCAGAAACCCTCATTTATTCAGCTTAAAAAGCTCACCGAGGAGTACTCTAATATCATCGACTCTGTGGCCAAGAAGGTCAAAGAAATGGAACCGCCCTCGAGCTCGATGGTTCCTACAGAGCCACCTTCCGATGCGAATGTCATAACTCCATTTTACACACCGAGGTCTCTCAGTCTTGCTCGCGTGAAATCTAGCATCCCTGTTCCCCTTAGATCCGACTTAGTACATGGCGTGAAACCTATACGGTTCTGTCCTGTCTGCTTGTGCTCGATGTCCTGGTTGCCAAAATATGCACCATGCCCTCAATGCAATACTAAAGCAGTTCCCATACTCCAAGGACATCCGATCAAGAATATTACGGCCGAAGAAATTGTGGCAGAACAACTGGTAAAACCAAAAGCTCCGCCCGGGGTCGAGGACTTTTGTGAGCCACCCTGCGAGAAGGTGCGCCGGAAGATCTGGAACGACAACGAGTGCCCACCATGCCGTTGTACATGCTCTAAGGGTAGAACGTGCGCCCACTGCCGAATCCGCAAGATGTGCGATGACATTTTTACCGCTCAGAGTCCACCAAAACCTCCTCGTCGAACTCCAAAGCCCCGTTCAAGCGAGGATTTCTGTGTGGTCATGGAATCTGAGGGGGAAGATGATCTTCCCTACCTGGCGAAGGTATTTTCCGAGCTAAAGAATCTGTACCATATCCACGACACCAAGAAGCTTTCGGCTATTAAGGAACGCTGCGCATCTCAGTCCTTATTCACTATCCGCAGCAGGCGATCCATCAAGGAGCTGACGGAATCGCTATACCCAGGAGACAAAATACTTGACGGGAGAAGCCATCATCCAAAGGCTGGCCACAAAAACTGCCTATCATCCTCAAGCATTGTGTCCCGTCGCCATGGTTGGAACTGGACAAAAAGCTGCGAGGCACGGAAGAATGGCTGGCGGCCAGGAGCCATCCTACGATCCTCCGGCCATGTGATGCGTCACTTCCTGATGCGAAGTAGAGATCCGAATATGTGCGGCAAGGTAACAGCTGACTACGAGGAACAGAAGCGGTTTGGTCCTCCAGTGCTCAACATTTCCAAGCGAAATGGTGATATATTCGTGACCCTTCGTCCACTGCCCACTTTGGATATGAAACAGAGACCCATAACCTTCCGGATCGTGAAGAGCGATATGGCGGTGGCACTGCGCCAGATCAAGCGCGCTCTAAAAGATCAGGGCTTCGAGAAGTGCACATGCCACCAGTCCCTGATGATGTGCACCTGTCGCGATGTCTTGGATAAGTTTCACCTGAATAAGGCCCTCAAGAAAGAGTGCCAGAAGCGTTTTATAGAGCCGTGTCCCGACCACTTAGTTCTTACCGACACGAGTGTGAGCGACTTGGAGTTTGATCTGGATGTGACTCCGCCGGCGGGAACTCGTAGACCGAAGCGGAAGGCCCTAAGAAACGTGGTGAATCATAGCACCCAGACTGGAAGAAAGGAGCCACCCGTTATACCGCCTCCATATCCAGTATCCCACAATCCCTTCTATAGGGCCTACGATTGCGCAGCAGGAGATCGGTATATGGGCACAGCTTTCGGCGACAATATAGAGACCGTTTTCGAGGATGGAGTCTTTGGATACCGAGGTGGTGGCCAGCATGGAAAACCCGTAGTCTGGAGACACCCGAAGGTGTGGGGCAAGAAGGCCCAGGCACCAGTCCCGATTGGAACCGCTAGGAACGCCATGGATCCTTACCGGTACACGAAAACTGTTTGGAAAGAACTGCCGcgaaaaattatacaaaaaatgagagcaaaatcaaggaaataa
- the LOC6606434 gene encoding uncharacterized protein LOC6606434, whose protein sequence is MGPKKKSVAVAIADPKPEDQAPEKKEKPKKEPLPVFVFDVIVNHLEAANTEFTNPSKLEVTANFFKTPLILTNSQINVSDFKANAGLSLQKDPKEIRKMVNDCGISFSVVYSKKMIGSGQASFPPSVVDSIEKDMTDILHSDVIDLAAGGEVTGKLEFSCRLVVMCIADEPELECARNMDRSINAQDIMFVMGESQVCPSACEPCQNDLEAEEGDERLRLDLDRYRSQGGGIKPYNMMTDNASGIPACCELKKMAIEYERMIDSITKQTGMPPPKPPCRSPGEANNFGMNPCWCQPELPQFLELPEKPDKPCFVYLPATQDHEPDFCEKNLMPVPIADCDGQKPDIKPIRFCPVCLTNMSWLPKFAACPKCGIKPMPVVEDRHKEKKVSADQILLEYLGKGPSTVDDYCTDPCEKAKKDRADDDECPPCRCSCKFGKMCAHCRIRKMCADIFKSDQVAPKCPKVEPKESEDYCVVNKSSEDCRPYLAKVFSELRDLYDIKDTKKLSELDENCDRAVPKTEKPEKQESKKENQAPKKPPYIPPNNKGHISGRHKRCVLQSGFVSRRHGWAWSKSWEAKKLGWRPGAIRKPIKKLMKFFLEQPARENAFAKCKDTETLEREKELASPVLNICKKNGEIFITLRPLAPLGMRQKPITFRIVKSEMAVALREIKRKLKDKGFRKCTCHQTLMMCRCRDPTEKVHLQRALNRECRRHCIPPAGDHLVLTDTSESDMEFDFDVTPPAGTEQPCQPPLPDTVNHGTQTSKKDQMPLPPKYPIRIPPYYRGFDCAVGDRYMGTAFGWPGEMVFEDGVFGMMGGGPHGPNPMPCGRPRVPGAWGVGAGGDGGGIGGGGGARGVLGGGRSARGGGAGGGPGGLGGPGGPGGGAWKGFPSAAVGKAQGQGKGKGEKSEPIPVRYPKRFLKPAEEAAKAAKQAEKDAVDAKKKGINMIKYLQKKGTLVRPWNPQEGKDKRPRPPKGGFVGDDGLKESERKRKMLLAVPPIPITEMPRRGKAPNPCDPYRMDIIY, encoded by the exons ATGGGACCCAAAAAGAAGTCCGTAGCTGTAGCTATTGCAGACCCTAAACCAGAAGATCAAGCACCTGAAAAGAAGGAGAAGCCAAAGAAAGAGCCCCTCCCCGTCTTCGTATTCGATGTTATAGTCAACCATTTGGAGGCCGCAAATACCGAGTTCACCAATCCATCGAAGCTAGAAGTCACAGCAAACTTCTTCAAAACTCCACTTATTCTCACCAATAGTCAGATAAATGTTAGCGATTTCAAGGCTAACGCCGGTCTCTCCCTTCAAAAGGACCCAAAGGAAATTCGTAAGATGGTTAACGATTGTGGGATATCCTTCAGCGTGGTGTACAGCAAGAAGATGATTGGCTCTGGACAGGCATCGTTCCCCCCCAGCGTAGTGGACTCCATCGAAAAGGACATGACCGATATCCTTCACTCGGACGTCATTGACTTGGCTGCCGGCGGCGAGGTGACCGGCAAACTGGAGTTCTCTTGCCGGTTGGTCGTCATGTGCATTGCTGA TGAGCCTGAGCTCGAGTGCGCCCGTAACATGGACAGGAGCATCAATGCACAGGATATTATGTTCGTAATGGGCGAATCGCAGGTGTGTCCTAGTGCCTGTGAACCATGTCAAAATGATTTGGAGGCGGAGGAAGGCGACGAGCGGCTCAGACTGGACCTGGATCGATATCGCAGCCAGGGTGGTGGTATAAAGCCATACAATATGATGACGGACAACGCATCTGGGATACCAGCGTGTTGCGAACTTAAg AAAATGGCAATCGAGTACGAGCGGATGATCGATTCCATTACCAAACAGACCGGCATGCCGCCTCCCAAGCCTCCGTGTCGTAGTCCCGGCGAGGCGAACAACTTTGGCATGAACCCCTGTTGGTGCCAACCTGAACTTCCTCAATTTCTTGAGCTGCCCGAGAAACCGGACAAGCCATGCTTCGTTTACCTGCCCGCCACCCAAGATCACGAGCCGGACTTCTGCGAGAAGAACCTAATGCCGGTTCCCATTGCCGACTGCGATGGACAGAAGCCGGACATCAAGCCCATCCGCTTTTGTCCGGTCTGCCTGACCAATATGTCGTGGCTGCCTAAGTTTGCAGCGTGCCCGAAGTGTGGAATCAAACCCATGCCCGTGGTGGAGGATAGGCACAAGGAGAAGAAGGTGTCGGCCGACCAGATCCTGCTCGAGTACTTGGGCAAGGGACCATCCACCGTGGATGACTACTGCACGGATCCTTGTGAaaaggccaaaaaagataGAGCCGACGATGATGAGTGTCCACCATGCCGTTGCAGCTGCAAGTTCGGCAAAATGTGTGCCCACTGTCGCATTCGAAAGATGTGCGCCGATATATTTAAGAGCGATCAGGTGGCTCCCAAGTGTCCAAAAGTGGAGCCGAAGGAATCGGAGGACTACTGTGTGGTAAACAAGAGCTCCGAGGACTGTCGACCCTATTTGGCCAAAGTTTTCTCCGAGTTGCGCGATCTCTACGATATCAAGGACACCAAGAAGTTATCCGAACTGGACGAGAACTGCGATCGAGCGGTGCCCAAAACGGAGAAGCCTGAGAAACAAGAATCCAAAAAGGAGAACCAAGCGCCCAAGAAACCACCTTATATTCCACCTAACAACAAGGGTCATATTTCCGGCAGACACAAGCGATGTGTCCTTCAATCGGGATTTGTGTCGCGACGACATGGTTGGGCCTGGAGCAAAAGCTGGGAGGCCAAAAAGCTGGGCTGGCGTCCGGGTGCCATTCGTAAGCCCATCAAGAAGCTGATGAAGTTCTTCCTGGAGCAACCTGCCAGAGAGAATGCGTTCGCCAAATGCAAGGATACGGAGACTTTGGAGCGGGAAAAGGAGCTTGCCTCACCGGTGTTGAATATCTGCAAGAAGAACGGCGAGATCTTCATCACCCTGCGTCCTCTTGCTCCCTTGGGTATGCGGCAGAAACCCATCACTTTCCGGATTGTGAAGAGCGAAATGGCAGTAGCCCTGCGTGAGATCAAGAGAAAATTGAAGGACAAGGGATTCCGCAAGTGCACCTGTCACCAAACATTGATGATGTGCCGTTGCAGGGATCCCACCGAAAAGGTTCATCTGCAAAGGGCTTTGAACAGGGAGTGCCGACGCCATTGCATTCCACCAGCTGGCGACCATCTGGTGCTCACGGATACCAGCGAAAGCGACATGGAGTTTGACTTTGATGTCACTCCGCCAGCAGGAACGGAGCAACCATGCCAGCCGCCTTTGCCGGATACCGTTAACCATGGCACCCAGACATCCAAGAAAGACCAGATGCCACTACCTCCAAAGTATCCCATCCGAATTCCTCCCTATTACAGAGGCTTCGACTGCGCCGTGGGCGATCGCTACATGGGTACGGCATTCGGATGGCCGGGAGAAATGGTCTTCGAGGATGGCGTCTTTGGGATGATGGGTGGCGGACCACATGGCCCCAATCCAATGCCCTGCGGCAGACCTCGGGTGCCAGGAGCTTGGGGTGTTGGCGCAGGAGGGGATGGTGGAGGAATCGGAGGAGGCGGGGGCGCTCGAGGTGTCTTAGGTGGCGGAAGGTCAGCCAGAGGCGGAGGAGCTGGCGGCGGCCCGGGTGGCCTTGGAGGCCCCGGCGGACCTGGCGGTGGTGCCTGGAAGGGCTTTCCTAGCGCAGCCGTCGGAAAAGCCCAAGGACAAGGCAAAGGAAAAGGAGAAAAATCCGAGCCTATACCAGTACGCTATCCGAAGAGATTCCTCAAGCCAGCCGAGGAGGCAGCCAAGGCCGCCAAGCAGGCGGAGAAGGACGCTGTGGATGCGAAGAAGAAGGGCATTAATATGATCAAGTATCTGCAGAAGAAGGGTACACTGGTCCGTCCCTGGAATCCGCAGGAGGGCAAGGACAAAAGACCTAGACCACCCAAAGGTGGCTTTGTCGGAGACGATGGTCTAAAGGAGAGCGAAAGGAAGCGCAAAATGCTCCTGGCCGTACCACCAATACCAATCACTGAGATGCCCCGGCGAGGAAAAGCACCCAATCCCTGTGATCCCTATCGCATGGATATAATCTACTGA
- the LOC116801661 gene encoding uncharacterized protein LOC116801661 — MKVKICALFFFLLSILAAIQANSSPETSAITDENLKKAAG, encoded by the coding sequence ATGAAGGTGAAGATCTGCGCACTGTTCTTCTTTTTGCTCTCCATCCTGGCTGCCATCCAGGCCAACAGTTCTCCGGAGACCAGTGCAATCACTGACGAGAACCTTAAGAAGGCTGCAggataa
- the LOC6606431 gene encoding protein lifeguard 1, with protein MLDIVQEPVQQYGNRSHQAECIPLGRYPAYGSEIERDDPDKGLGFCSASIRRGFIRKVYLILLAQLITSLVVIVSLTADNRVRLMVADSTWIFLVAILIVVFSLVALGCNEDLRRQTPANFIFLSAFTIAESFLLGVAACRYAPMEIFMAVLITASVCLGLTLFALQTRYDFTVMGGLLVSCLIILLFFGIVTIFVGGHMVTTIYASLSALLFSVYLVYDTQLMMGGKHRYSISPEEYIFAALNIYMDVMNIFLDVLQLIGGSD; from the coding sequence ATGCTGGATATTGTGCAAGAACCAGTACAACAGTATGGAAATCGGAGCCACCAGGCAGAGTGTATTCCCCTGGGAAGATATCCAGCTTACGGATCGGAAATCGAACGGGATGATCCGGACAAGGGCCTGGGATTCTGCAGCGCCAGCATCCGGCGGGGATTCATCCGCAAGGTGTACCTAATCCTGTTGGCGCAACTGATCACTTCCCTGGTGGTTATAGTTTCGCTTACTGCTGATAACCGGGTGCGTCTGATGGTGGCAGACAGCACCTGGATATTTTTGGTGGCCATCCTAATAGTGGTCTTCTCACTGGTGGCTCTGGGCTGCAATGAGGATCTGCGTCGTCAGACCCCAGCCAACTTCATCTTTCTATCTGCCTTCACGATAGCCGAGTCCTTTTTACTGGGCGTGGCAGCCTGCCGATATGCCCCAATGGAGATTTTCATGGCCGTGCTAATCACGGCGTCAGTTTGCCTTGGACTCACCCTGTTTGCCCTGCAGACGCGTTACGACTTTACCGTCATGGGTGGCCTCCTGGTTAGCTGCCTGATAATACTGCTCTTCTTTGGAATCGTGACCATCTTCGTGGGCGGACATATGGTCACCACCATATATGCCTCATTGAGCGCTCTGCTCTTCTCCGTTTATTTGGTTTACGATACACAATTGATGATGGGAGGCAAGCATAGGTACTCCATTAGTCCCGAGGAGTACATATTCGCCGCCCTAAATATTTACATGGATGTGATGAACATATTCCTGGACGTTTTGCAATTAATCGGAGGATCAGATTAG
- the LOC6606433 gene encoding uncharacterized protein LOC6606433 — protein MKFFALCAFLLIALATVLATPGELGHLPVVHGPVGHAGPVGHGGPVGHGGHVGHGPVVGHGPVVGHGVHGHSG, from the coding sequence ATGAAGTTCTTTGCTCTGTGTGCCTTCCTCCTCATTGCCCTGGCTACCGTCCTGGCAACTCCCGGTGAGCTTGGCCATCTTCCTGTAGTACACGGACCTGTGGGACACGCTGGACCTGTAGGACACGGTGGACCTGTAGGACACGGTGGACATGTAGGACACGGTCCAGTTGTAGGACATGGTCCAGTTGTAGGACATGGTGTTCATGGTCATTCTGGCTAA